ACTTTACTAACCCTTGGTATAGCTGGTTTTATCATGGGAATAATCGGATTAATCGAAGGAATTATGTATTTAACTAAATCTGATCAAGAATTTTATCAAACTTATATAGCTGGCAGAAAACCTTGGTTTTAAATAAATATGAAAAGAAAAAAAGCCAATAAACTAATAACTAGAACCGTCTTTGTTTTTGGGGGGTTAAGTTATTTTATGTTTTTTTCAGGGTTAGATTTACCTATTTTCCTTAAATACTATGTAACTATTATTCCTATACAGATTGCTGCAGCGCTTTACTTAGGATATCAATATTATAAAAATAAGCATAGCCAAAAAACCTCTAATCAACTAAAATAACTGTTGAATAATTATGTTTAGTTTTTATGAAAAAAATAATATCTCATTATCAAACTAACCCCACAGAAATAACAGAAGAGGATTTATTTGACTATGCTTATGACTTTCCTGGCGCTTTACCAGGAACTCTCAGAATTGAACCAGACGCTAAACCCGTAGAAATTACCTTGATCGATTATGATTCTATTGAGGCTTCTCAGTCGTCAGATTTAACACCAGAAGATTGTTTACCCTATTTAGAAACTAGTTCAGTATCTTGGTTTGATATCGCAGGGTTAGGGAGTGAAACAAAATGGCAAGAATTAGCAAGGGTGTTTAATTTACACCCTCTTTTATTGGAAGATCTAGTTAACGTTCCCCAACGTCCTAAAATTGATGATTATGACGACCAATTGTTAATTATTACCCAAATGGTGCTACCCAAAAAAAAGGGCTTTTGGATTGAACAAGTTAGCTTTGTTTTGGGAAAAAATTACTTATTAACTGTACAAGAAGAACCAGAAAGAGACTGTTTTAATCATATAAGAGATCGCATTCTTCGCGGTCATGGTACGATTCGTAGTCGCGGTACTGATTATTTAGCTTATGCGCTTTGGGATGCGATTATTGATGGTTATTTCCCTGTATTAGAAGCTTGTGAGGATCGTATCGAAGAAATCGAAGAAGCGATACTTAATAATCCCACTCGCAGTACCATGAATAAAATCTATCGTATTAAAAGGGAACTTTTAGCCTTACGTCGTTCGATTTGGCCCCAACGTAACGCACTTCATACCTTAATTAGAGATGAAAACCCCTTAATT
This genomic window from Gloeocapsa sp. DLM2.Bin57 contains:
- a CDS encoding TM2 domain-containing protein, with the translated sequence MTQSDFKDANNKKIIAGILGILLGGFGIHKFFLGYTTAGIIMLLITLLTLGIAGFIMGIIGLIEGIMYLTKSDQEFYQTYIAGRKPWF
- the corA gene encoding magnesium and cobalt transport protein CorA, coding for MKKIISHYQTNPTEITEEDLFDYAYDFPGALPGTLRIEPDAKPVEITLIDYDSIEASQSSDLTPEDCLPYLETSSVSWFDIAGLGSETKWQELARVFNLHPLLLEDLVNVPQRPKIDDYDDQLLIITQMVLPKKKGFWIEQVSFVLGKNYLLTVQEEPERDCFNHIRDRILRGHGTIRSRGTDYLAYALWDAIIDGYFPVLEACEDRIEEIEEAILNNPTRSTMNKIYRIKRELLALRRSIWPQRNALHTLIRDENPLIDKEVQIYLRDCYDHIVEIIDIIEVYRELVSSLLDIYVSAMGNKLNEIMKVLTVISTIFIPLTFIVGVYGMNFENMPELKWYYAYFVCLGIMLAIGIALLWVFWKRGWFKSVTKLDADY